GCCTCCATCGCGTCCTGAAGGGCCATCGCGTTCATCACCGTGCCCAGCATCCCGATGTAGTCGGCGGTCGCGGCGTCCATGCCCTTCCCGTTGCGCGCCCCGCGCCACAGGTTCCCCCCGCCGATCACGATGGCGAGTTCCACGCCCGTGCCCTCCAGCGCGCCCGTGATCAGGTGCGCGAGCTGCGCGGTGGTGTCGGGGCTGATGCCAAAGCCGGATTCTCCTGCGAGGAACTCACCGGAAAGTTTGAGCAGAACGCGTTTGAACATGAATCACCTCGGGGGAGAGAGCGGCAACAAAAGGCCCGGCGGGAAGGGGCCGCCGGGCGCGGGGGAGGGGAAGCGGCCCAGGAAAAGGGCGGCCCACTTGAGCCGCCCCGGTGGTGATGATTAAGCGCCGACCTCGAAGCGCACGAAGCGCCGGATGACCGCGTCGCCCAGGTATTGCCCCACCGTCACGCTGTTGTCCTTCACGAACTTCTGCTCGGGCAGAACCTTTTCCTCGTAGAACTTGCCGATCTGGCCGCCCACGATCTTCTCGACGATCTGCTGGGGCTTGCCCTCGTTCAGCGCCTTGTTGGTGAGGATCTCGCGCTCCTTCTCGATGTCCTCCTGGTTCACCTCGTCCCGGCTGAGGTACTGGGGGCGCTCGGCGGCCACGTGCAGGGCCACGTCCTTCGCCTGCGCGTCGGTGCCGCCCAGGAGGTCCACCAGCACGCCGATCTTGCCGTTGCTGTGGACGTACCCGGCCACGTGCTCGCCCTGGCCCGCCTCGATGTAGGCGACGCGGTTCAGCACCAGGTTCTCCCCGATCTTGCCCGCCGCCGCCGCGACGGTGTTGGCGACGGTGTCCCCGCCCTCCAGCGTGAAGTTCCTGAAGTCCTCCACGTCGTTCGTCCCGGCCTTCAGCGCGGCCTGGGCGAGCTGCTCGACCAGCGCCTGGAAGTCAGAGTTGCGCGCCACGAAGTCGGTTTCGCTGTTCACCTCGACCATCGCGGCCTTGTTGCCGTCCACCACGTAGCGGACCAGGCCTTCTTTCGCCTCGCGGTCCGCCTTCTTGGCGGCCTTCACGATGCCGCGCTCGCGCAGCAGGGCAATCGCCTTCTCCTCGTCGTTCCCGGCGTCGGAGAGGGCCTTTTTCACGTCCATCATGCCCGCGCCGGTCAGTTCGCGCAGCTTCTTGATCGATTCCATCATGTTGCGTACCTCCAGAAATGGATGTTGCCTGCTTGGCTGTGTTTGCCCTGGAAAGGGGGGCGGACCGAACCTCGCCGGACGCCCCCGAAAGGTGTGAGCGGGGAGCTTAGCTGCGGCCCTGCGTGCTGGTGACCTGGACCTCGACGCCCTCTTCGCCGTGTTCCGCCGCCTCGATCTCCTGATTGTCCGGCGACACGCGCTGCCCGCTCACGTCCTCGCCGCCGCCGCGCGCTTCCACGATCAGGTCACCGATGCGGTGCGTGATGAGCTGGATCGAGCGGATCGCGTCGTCGTTGCCGGGCACGATGTAGTCGATCACGTCCGGGTCGGAGTCGGTGTCGGCCAGGGCGATCACGGGAATGCCCAGCTTGTTCGCTTCCTGCACGGCGATGACTTCCTTGGTGGGGTCCACCACGAAGATCGCGTCGGGGAGGCGGGTCATCTTGCGGATGCCGCCCACGAAGCGCAGCAGCCGCTCGCGCTCGGCGGCCAGCTCGATGCGCTCGGCCTTGGGGCGGTCGTTGATGCGGCCCGACTCGAACATGTCGTCGAGTTCGTTCAGGCGGTCGATGCGGGTGCGAATCGTGCGGAAGTTGGTCAGCATCCCGCCCAGCCAGCGGCTGGTCACAAAGGGCATCCCGGTGCGGCGGGCTTCCAGCTCCACGATTTCCTGCGCCTGCTTCTTGGTGCCGACGAACAGGATCACGCCGCCGCGCTCGGACAGGTCCTTGATGTAATCGAAGGAGCGGTCGATCTGCTTGAGGGTCTTTTGCAGGTCGATGATGAAGATGCCGTTGCGCTCGGCGAAGATGAACCGCTTGAACTTGGGGTTCCAGCGCTTGGTTTCGTGCCCGAAGTGGACGCCCGCTTCGAGCAGTTGCTTCATGCTGATGTACGACATGGAGACTCCTGAGCGTTGTTCGGGAAAAGTTTGCCGTCCACGTGCCAGCCTCTCGTCAGGTGACGTTTCTGGGCCAGGCCCACGCGCGACGCTCGAGCGCGCGCAGGCAGGGATCACGGGGGCACCCAAACAAGAAATATAGCAGAAGCTCAGCGGGCGAGTTCGGCGGCAGCGATTCGGGCCACCTCCAGCACCGGTTCCGCCTCATCGTGCCTGCCGTCCTCCAGCCACCACGCCGCCGAGAGGCCCGCGTAGGCCAGAATCCAGCGCAGCAGGCGTTCGCGCTCCAGCCCCGCCGCCTCCGCTACGACGTGCGATTGCCGGGCGAGTCGTCCGGGCTGCGTGGCTGTCTTCAGGTCCGGGTTGCAGAAGATGTTGGCGTAGTCGAAGCCGCGCTCCCCCAGCAGGCTATGGGGATCAATCGCCAGCCAGCCGCGCTCCCCGCCGTCCAGCACGTTCTCGTGGTGCAGGTCGCCGTGCAGCACGCCCACGTCTCGCGGCGTGTCCAGCAGGTGCCGGGCCGTGTCCGCCGCTTCCACAAAAAGCCCCCCGTGCTGCCTGGAAGCAGCCTCCAGCGAGCGAAACCACCGCTCCAGCGGTGCCAGCTCGGGCAGCGGCCGGGCGCGCGGAAGATGCAGCCGGGCCGCCACTCCGCAGAGGACACGGGAAGCCTCATCATCCTGTCCTTCGCGGACCATCCGCACCAGGGAGCGCGGCCCCGTCACCCGTTCCAGCAGCAGCGCCCCGGTCTGCTCTTCGTGTGCTAGCACCCGCGCGGCGCCCTCGCCGTCCCACCACCGCATCAGCAGGCCGCCGCGCCGCTCCTCGGCCTCACGCGGCAGCTTCAGCATGGCGGCCTCGCCCCGCCAGCGCACCGGCAACAGGTCACTGCTATGCGTGTGAATCGGCTCGCCGTCCGGCACGAGTTGCCAGCGTTCCAGAAACGGGGCAAACGGCACAGGTCCGGCTACAGGCCTCCCCATCTCAGTGCGTCTTGATCCAGTTCGCCGCGTCTCGCATCGGCCCCGCCGCGATGGGCCGGAAGTCGTCGTCGATGGGGCTGGCGGCAGGTCCCAGCGAGTGCCCCAGACCGGGGTAGACCTTGATCGTCGCGTCTCTTCCCGCCGCCTTGAACGCCTGCTCCAGCGTGCCCAGATACTTCGCGGGCGTGTTGGCATCGTTCGCGCCTTGCAGCACCAGCACCGGAACCTTGAGGTTGGGCACCTGCTCGGTCACGGTGGGCAGGGCGCGGCCCGGCGCGTAGATGCTGAAAAAGCCCTGCGGGGTAAAGGCGTAATCCAGCACAGCCTGAAACCCCGGCACGACCTCGCTATCCACCTCCAGCTTGCCGTCCTTGTTGGTGTCGAGCAGCGGGTTGATGACGAACTTGCCCTGCTGCGCCTGCACCCGGTCCGTGAAGTAAGACGCTGCGTTTTTGGCGACCAGGCCAGCCTTTCCGGCCAGCAGCTTTGCGAAGTCGGCATTGGTGAGCGCCCCGCCCACCACCGAGCGCAGGTAAGGCAGTTGCACGTTATTGAACTGCGCCTCGAAGAGCTGCCGCCAGGGCAGCACCACCGGCCCCTGCACGATCAGGCCCGCGACCTCCGGGTGCCTCGCCACCAGCGCGGCGGCGACAGTGGACCCCTCGCTCCAGCCGTAGACGAAGATCTTCTTCGGGTCCACGCGCGGGTTTTGCTCCACCCCACGCAAGGCGACCTCGGCGTCCTTCAGGAAGAGATTCAGGTCGGCCTTGGTGTAGAAGCTCTGGTAATCCACCTGGCCGGGGCCGCTGACGTAGTGCTTGTTGTAACGCAACGTGGCGATGCCCTGGGCGGCGAAGGCGTCCGCCAGGTCCTTGAAGATGGCGGACTTGACCTTGCCGTCCTGGCCGAGCATCGTGAAGTTCATATCGGCGGGGGTGGAGCCGTGGATCAGCAGGACGGCGGGCAGCTTCCCGCTCTTGCCCTGGGGATAGGTCCACTCGGCCTTGCTCTGGAAGTCACCGAAATTCAGGGTGGTGGTCACACGTTCCGCCTGTCCCTGTCCGGCCTGGCCCCCCTCGGCGCCGCCCGCGTGGGCGAGAGAGGACAGCAGCAGTGCGGAGAGCAGAAAACTTTTTCGCATGTCTCAACCTAACCCGTTTCGTGAGAGGCGTTACAGGAACAGGCCAAACGGCAGACCTGGCCTGGACCGCCTGCGTCCCCTCCGCCTTTGGCCTGAGGCCCACCTTCGGCCCGAGGTGCTAGCCTCCCCCGGACATGGATTGGTTTTACGCCATTATTTACGGGATCGTCGAGGGCATCACCGAATTTTTGCCGGTCAGCTCCACGGGGCACCTGATCGTCGCCGGGAACCTGATGGGCGTGCCCTGGCCCAAGGAGATCAAGGACACCTTCGAGGTGGTGATTCAGGGCGGCGCGATCCTGGCCGTGCTTGTCTTCTACTGGCGCGACTTCGTGCAGCAGGCGCGCGTGATCGGGCATGATCAGCCCACGCAGCGGCTGTGGCTGGGGGTGGTGGTGGCGTGTATTCCGGCGCTGATCCTCGGCGTGCTGTTCGCGGACGCGATCAAGGCGAACCTGTTCCGGCCCAGCGTGGTCGCCTGGGCGCTGATCGTGGGCGGCGTGCTGATGTGGGTGATCGAGAGCCGCAAGGCCCCGCCCGTCATCCACAGCCTCAAGGGGATCGGCGTGGGCCGGGCCTTTTTGATCGGCGCGGCGCAGTGCCTCGCGCTGCTGTGGCCGGGCTTCTCGCGCAGCGCCAGCTCCATCCTGGGCGGGATGATCATGGGCCTCGACCGCCCGACCGCCACCCAGTTCAGCTTCTACCTGGGGATTCCGACGCTGGGCGGCGCGGCGCTGATCGACTTCATCCAGAGCCGTGCCCTCCTCGCGCAGATCGGCCTCCTGAACGTGGTGCTGGGCGCGGCGGTCAGCTTCGTGGTGGCGTATCTCGCCATAGGCTGGCTGCTGCGCTTCGTGTCCCACAACAGTTTCAAGGGCTTCGCCGTGTACCGCGTCGTGGTCGGCGTGCTGATCCTGCTGCTGGTGGCGAGCGGCAGGCTGGCGAACGGGGGCCTGTAGGGGAGGAAGGCTCCGGCACTCTGCCAGAATGGCCCTGTGTTCGCCCAGTCCCCGGTCCTTTACCGTCCCTTCCTGAGCGGCCGATACGCCGTCTCGGCAGGCCTGTACCGCCTCGGCGTGCAGCCGGTGCCGTGGGTGGGGGAGGGCGTGGTGGAGACGCACACCTTCGCCCTCGACCGCGAGTATCCGCGCTTCGTGGCGAGCAAGGTGGCCGCCCACCGCCGCGCGCTGCACGAGTACGCGGGTGAGGCGGGGTTGACGCCCGACCTGCGGGAAGAGGCCCTCACCTTCATCGCCCGCACCCTCGCCGCCGAGAGTGACGGTGGGATGACCTGGGACGGGCGGACGTTCCGGAATGCCGCCCTCGGCTGGGCCGCCGACCTCGACCCCCGGCGCGGGAGTGTGGAGGCGCTGGCCCGCTTCGCCGCGCCGCTGGCCGACCTCGTGATGGAGGTGACGCCCGTGAACGCGCTGGATTTCCTGGGCTTGAATGCGCCGGAAGACCTGGCCCTGGTCGCGCGCGACCCCCGGACCGGCCAGGACTGGCTGGCCGCCGCGCATGTGCTGTCGCCGCAGCACTGGGACCCGCGGGACAAGCTGGGGCGGGACTTCGTGGCGGTTCATACGCCGGTCGCGGGCAGCGGCCCGATGAACGCCACGGCGCCCCGATTGGTGGACGCGGTGATCACGCGCGGCCCCTTCGTGCGCTTTGCCTGGGGAGTGGCGATGAGTGACCGGCTGGACCACCACCCCGCCGCCCCGCCGGATGCCGACCGCGCTGGCTCCACCCGCTTCGATCCGGACGGCGCGTTCCTGCGGGTGGAGCGGCAGACCCTGACCGGTTTTCCTGCCGCGCACGGGGCACTGTTCACCATCCGGCCCTCTACGTCTCCGCTGCGTGAGGCCGTGGCGAATCCCGCCCACGCTGCCGCGCTCGCCGCCGCCCTCCGGACCATGACGCCCGAGCAGGTGACGTACAAGGGCCTGGACGGGCTGCTGCCGGACCTGCTGGCCTGGCTGGACACGCGGGCGGAAAGGGAAAGTCAAGGTCAGGGCTGCGGCTGCGCCGTAGACTTCGGGACGTGAGCCGCCGTCACCGCCTGCCCCTTGCTGCCGTCCTGCTCGCGGGGCTGCTGGCCGCCTGCGACTTCTCTGGGGGCGGCCAGCAGGCGCGGCAGACCACGACGACTTCCACCACCACCCGCCTGACCCGTGACCCGGTCAGCGGTCTGCCCTTCGTCGCCGTCCGCGACCTTCCGCCCGAGGGCCAGCGCACGCTGCGGCTGATCCGGGCGGGCGGCCCCTTCCCGTACCGCAAGGACGGCAGCGTCTTTGGCAACCGCGAGGGTGTGCTGCCCGGGCGGCCCAGCGGCAGCTACCGCGAGTACACCGTGCCCACCCCGGGCGAGGGGGACCGGGGCGCGCGGCGGATCATCTGCGTGACGGAGAGGCCCCAGGCGCCCCCCGCTGCCGAGTGCTACTACAGCGCCGACCACTACACCACCTTCCGGAGAATCCAGCCGTGATGAACGTCTTCAATGAGGCCCCGCAGGGCATCCAGGCCGCGCCCCACGACCCGCGTATCGTGGCCGCCGGGTATCAGGTGGCGGTGCGCGAGGTCGATCTTTCCCGGGTGCGCGACAAGGAGAGCCTGATGCTGGCTTTTTTGCGCGGCCTGGCCCTGACCGAGAGCTTCGGGCGCAACTGGGACGCCCTCTACGACGTGCTGACCGACCCCGACGCGCGCCCGGCCCGCTTCGCGCTGGTGCTGTGCGACTACGAACACTTCCGCAGGCGGCACAAGCATCTGGGAGCCGAACTGGAGCGCGTGCTGCTCGACGCCCAGCGCGACGCCGCCGCGCAGGGCCGCTGCCTGTGGCTGCTGGCCGAGGAACCCGCTTCTGATCCGAGGCACTGGTGAGGCGGGCCTCCGCCACCCATCGCCTCCGGCACCCCTGCTACACTCCCCCGCGATGAGTTCCCCGCTGTACATCCTCGGCATCGACACCTCCTGCGACGACACCGGGGTGGGCGTGGTGGAACTGACGCCGGACGGGTCGGTGCGGGTGCGGGCCAACCGCGTCTGGTCGCAGACCGTCCACGCCCAGTACGGCGGCGTGATGCCGGAGATGGCGAGCCGCGAACACGTGGAGCGCATTGATGCCGTACTGGGGGACGCGCTGGCCGAGGCAGGCCTGACGGTGGGGGACATCGGCGCGGTCGCGGCGACCTCCGGCCCCGGCCTGGTCGGTGCGCTGCTGGTGGGGCTGATGTACGGCAAGGGCCTCGCGCAGGCGCTGGACGTGCCCTTCTATGCCGCCCATCACCTCGAAGGCCACATCTTCGCGGCGGCGAGCGAGGCGGAGCTTCAGGCGCCCTACCTCGCGCTGGTCGTGAGCGGCGGGCACACCCACCTCTTCGACGTGCCCCGGGAGGGCGAATACGTGCTGGTCGGGGCCACCCGCGACGACGCGGCGGGCGAGGCCTTCGACAAGATCGCGCGGCTGGCGGGCCTGGGTTACCCCGGCGGTCCCGCCATCAGCGAGGCGGCCCGGCGTGGCGACCCGGACGCGGTGCCCTTCAAGGAACCGCTCCAGGGGCAGAAAGGCTTCGACTTCTCCTTCAGCGGCCTGAAGACGGCGGCGTTGCTGGCCCACCGGGCCGGTGCCAAACCGGAAGACCTGGCGGCGGGCTTCGAGCGGGCCGCAGTGCGTTTCCTCGTCAAAACCACGCTGCGGGCCGCGCAGGTGTACGGGCGGGAGACGGTGGTGGTGTCGGGTGGCGTGGCGGCCAACCGCGCGCTGCGGGAAGCCTTCGCCGCCAGCCCGGTCCGGGCCGTGTTCCCCGGCAAGGGCCTGAACACCGACAACGGCGCGATGATCGCGCTGGCGGGGGCCGCCGCCATCCGCGCAGGACGCGAACCCAGCCCGCTCAGCGAGGGTGCGGTGGCGTATGCGCCGCTGGCGAACGCCTGAGCCTCAAGTCTCCCAGGGATTGAGGAGCGGGACGCCGAGTGCCTCAAAGTCGGCGGTGTTGCAAGTGACCAGGGTGAGGCCGTGGTGGAGGGCGGTGGCGGCCAGAAGCGAGTCCATTCTGGGAAGCTGGCCCGGCGTTTTCCCACTGCGGAGAACGAGCTGCGCCCAGGTTGCCATCACTTCCTTGGTGACGGGGAGGACGCGGCCCCGGTACTCCTGATCCAGTAAACGGTTTGCCCACACGCGGAGCTGGGCCCGGCGTACCGGGTCACTGAGGCGTTCCACCCCGTACTCGATCTCTCCAGCCGTCACGGCGCTGAGGTACGTCTCGCTCAGCGGGACTGAAGAGAGGAAGGCCATCAAACCCGGATTGGAACGGAGTTTGGCTGTCTCACTCACCGTGTGGGTATCCAGCAGATACGGCATCAGTCAAAATCCAGCTCGATGTCGCCCCAGGGTGTGCGGTCACGCTCAAATTCCAGGTCCTCGATCTTGGGAATGTCGCGCAATGCCTCAATCGCCATCCGAACCGGCCCGCTCTGCCCTTCAGGCTCAACCGCCACCAGACGCGCCGCAGGCTTGCCATGCCGCGTCACGATCACCGTTTCCCCCGCCTCCACCTCGCGGATCAGTTGGCTGAGCTTGGCCTTGGCATCCTGAAGCTTCACGGTTTTCGTCATCCCGCCCCTTTTCTGGTCGCTCTGACCAGATTCTAACCGATTTGCCCTGAGCCCCCCCCGCTCAACTTCCTTTCGCCCGCTCTGCTGAAATCCGGCGATGGTGGCCCCGCCCACGCGCTATACTCATGTGTCATGTTCCGTGTCCTGAACAAAGTGTTCGATAACAACCAGCGCGACGTGCAGCGCATCATCAAGACGGTGGTGCAGCCCGTGAACGCGCTGGAAGAAGAGACGATGAAAATCGAGAACCTCGCCGAGGCGTTCATGGCCCTGCGAAAGCGGGTCCAGGAGGGCGGGGAGTCGCTGGACGACGTGCTGGTGCCCGCCTTCGCCCTGATCCGCGAGGCGGGCCGCCGGTCCATCGGCAAGCGCCACTACGACGTGCAGTTGATCGGCGGGACGGCGCTCCACCAGGGCCGCATCGCCGAGATGCGCACCGGCGAGGGCAAGACGCTGGTCGCCACGCTGGCCCTCGCGCTGAATGCCCTGGAAGGCAAGGGGGCTCACCTCGTCACCGTGAACGATTACCTCGCCCGCGTCGGGGCCGAGGAGATGGGCCTGCTGTACCGCACGCTGGGCCTGACGGTGGGCCTCGCCAGCCGTGACCTCCAGCCGCACGAGCGTCAGGCCGCCTACGCCTGCGACATCACCTACGTCACCAACAGTGAGCTGGGCTTCGACTACCTGCGCGACAATATGGCCCAGAGCCGCGAGCAACTGGTGCTGCGCGCCGATCACCCCCTCCACTACGCCATCGTGGACGAGGTGGATTCCATCCTGATCGATGAGGCCCGTACACCGCTGATCATCTCGGGCGCGGCGGAAAAGGCGACCGACCTGTACTACGTGTACGCCAAGCTGATCCGCCGTCTCCAGAAGGGCGAACCCGCCGAACCCGGCAAGCGCGCGGAGCCGACCGGCGACTACACCATCGACGAGAAGGGCAAGCAGGTTCACCTGACCGAAGGCGGCATCGCCAAGATCGAGCGCCTGCTCTCGCTGACCGATCTCTACAGCCCCGAGAATATGGACAAGGCGCACATGATCACCCAGGCGATCCGCGCCCGCGAGCTGTACCACCGCGAGAAGGACTACATCGTGAACGCCGAGGGTGAGGTCATCATCATCGACGAGTTCACCGGACGCTCGATGCCGGGCCGCCGCTACGGCGAAGGGCTGCACCAGGCCATCGAGGCCAAGGAAGGCGTGAAGATCGAGAACGAGAACCAGACCCTCGCCACGATCACCTACCAGAACTTCTTCCGCCTGTACGACAAGTTCGCGGGCATGACCGGCACCGCCAAGACCGAGGAAAAGGAATTCCTCGACATCTACGGCTCCGACGTGCTGGTGATCCCCACCAACAAGCCGGTGATCCGCCAGGACGCCGACGACCTGGTGTACCGCACCCGCATGGGCAAGTACCAGGCTGTCGTGGGGGAAGTGCAGGAGATGCACGCCACCGGCCGCCCGATCCTGATCGGCACCGCCAGCATCGACACCTCCGAGCAGCTCAGCGCCTTGCTCACGCAGGCGGGCATCCGGCACTCGGTCCTGAACGCCAAGTACGAGGCGCAGGAGGCCAGCATCATCGCGCAGGCGGGCCGTTCGGGGACCGTCACCATCGCCACCAACATGGCCGGGCGCGGCACCGACATCATGCTGGGCGGCAACGCCGAATTCATTCTGGGCGAGGCCATCGAGCAGAATTTCGGGATCAGCCGCTTCGCCCCCGAGGCCGAGGCCTTTATCAAGGCGATCAGCCGTCAGGACCCGGAAGCCGAACAGTTGGGGATGCAGATTCCCGGCATGACCGCCGACTTTATCCGGCAGGCGCGGCAGCTCCAGACGGACACCGTGGCGGACCGGGCCCGCGTGCAGGAACTGGGCGGCCTGCACATCATCGGCACCGAGCGCCACGAGTCCCGGCGCATCGACAACCAGCTTCGCGGGCGCGCGGGCCGTCAGGGCGACCCCGGCTCCAGCCGCTTCTACGTGTCCTTCGAGGACGACCTGATGCGCCTCTTTGCCAACGACCGGGTGGTCGCCATGATGGACCGCCTGGGCATGGACGACACGCAGCCCATCGAGGCCAAGATGGTCACCGGGGCCATCGAGCGCGCGCAGGCCCGGGTGGAGGACCGCAACTTCGGCATCCGCAAGCAACTGCTGGAGTTCGACAACGTGATGAGCAAGCAGCGCGACACCATCTATGCCCAGCGCCGCGAGGTGCTGCTCGGCGCCGACGAGGACGTGGAGGAATCCACCGAGGGCATGATCGCGGACTTCACCGAGATGCAGCTCGCCTACTACGCCCCGATTGACCAGGCCCCGGAAACCTGGGACCTGGAGACGCTCCGCACCAATCTGATCGACGCGGTGCCCCAGCTCGAAAGCTACGACTTCGAGGCCCTGCGGACCATGACGCCGGGGGACGCCCACGCGCACGTGATCGAGGCCGTGGCCGACACCTTCGACGCGCGCAAGGAGGAACTCAGCCCGACCATGCTGAACAGCCTCTCGCGCTACGTGCTGCTTCAGGTGGTGGACCAGCACTGGAAGGAACACCTGCACGGCATGGACGTGCTGAGGCAGGGCATCGGCCTGCGCGGCTACGGCCAGCGCGACCCCTTCACCGAGTACAAGTTCGAGGCGACGAACATGTTCAACGACATGATCGACAACCTCAAGGGTGAGGTCACCAAGTTCGTGTTCCGGATGCAGTTCGGGCAGGCGAGCTGAGGCAGGGCGTAAAAGACCCCTCACCCAACCCTCCGCAAGCGGCTGTACCAGTCTCCCCACGGGAGAGGGCTTTTCTGACCCCTCTACCAAGGGGAGACTTGCAAAGCTGCGAAGCAGAGGGGCCTGGCGAAGCCAGGGGGTGAGGGGTCTTTGACACGCTCCCTGCGGCGCCACACCGTTTTCCCATTCTCCCGGACATGGTAAACTCCCCCCGTCAGCCAAGCGTCAGCGTTCACCCTGGGATTCTCGTTTGCGTACCCCGGTTGCCCGACCTCTCTGTCAAAGGAGACATTCACGGGCAAGAGATGGGGCGAAAGGTAGGCTCATCATGGCGGAAGTCGTTCTGGAGCACATCCACAAGTACTACGGCACCAAGCAGCATGCGGTGAAGGACTTCAACCTGGACATCGCCGACCGCGAGTTCATGGTCTTCGTCGGGCCTTCGGGCTGTGGCAAGTCCACCACCCTGCGGATGATCGCAGGCCTGGAGGATATCTCCGACGGCGTGTTACGGATCGGGGACCGCGTTGTGAACGACGTGCCGCCCAA
The window above is part of the Deinococcus metallilatus genome. Proteins encoded here:
- a CDS encoding barstar family protein, producing the protein MNVFNEAPQGIQAAPHDPRIVAAGYQVAVREVDLSRVRDKESLMLAFLRGLALTESFGRNWDALYDVLTDPDARPARFALVLCDYEHFRRRHKHLGAELERVLLDAQRDAAAQGRCLWLLAEEPASDPRHW
- a CDS encoding undecaprenyl-diphosphate phosphatase yields the protein MDWFYAIIYGIVEGITEFLPVSSTGHLIVAGNLMGVPWPKEIKDTFEVVIQGGAILAVLVFYWRDFVQQARVIGHDQPTQRLWLGVVVACIPALILGVLFADAIKANLFRPSVVAWALIVGGVLMWVIESRKAPPVIHSLKGIGVGRAFLIGAAQCLALLWPGFSRSASSILGGMIMGLDRPTATQFSFYLGIPTLGGAALIDFIQSRALLAQIGLLNVVLGAAVSFVVAYLAIGWLLRFVSHNSFKGFAVYRVVVGVLILLLVASGRLANGGL
- a CDS encoding type II toxin-antitoxin system Phd/YefM family antitoxin, with the translated sequence MTKTVKLQDAKAKLSQLIREVEAGETVIVTRHGKPAARLVAVEPEGQSGPVRMAIEALRDIPKIEDLEFERDRTPWGDIELDFD
- a CDS encoding aminoglycoside phosphotransferase family protein yields the protein MPFAPFLERWQLVPDGEPIHTHSSDLLPVRWRGEAAMLKLPREAEERRGGLLMRWWDGEGAARVLAHEEQTGALLLERVTGPRSLVRMVREGQDDEASRVLCGVAARLHLPRARPLPELAPLERWFRSLEAASRQHGGLFVEAADTARHLLDTPRDVGVLHGDLHHENVLDGGERGWLAIDPHSLLGERGFDYANIFCNPDLKTATQPGRLARQSHVVAEAAGLERERLLRWILAYAGLSAAWWLEDGRHDEAEPVLEVARIAAAELAR
- a CDS encoding heme-dependent oxidative N-demethylase subunit alpha family protein, whose amino-acid sequence is MFAQSPVLYRPFLSGRYAVSAGLYRLGVQPVPWVGEGVVETHTFALDREYPRFVASKVAAHRRALHEYAGEAGLTPDLREEALTFIARTLAAESDGGMTWDGRTFRNAALGWAADLDPRRGSVEALARFAAPLADLVMEVTPVNALDFLGLNAPEDLALVARDPRTGQDWLAAAHVLSPQHWDPRDKLGRDFVAVHTPVAGSGPMNATAPRLVDAVITRGPFVRFAWGVAMSDRLDHHPAAPPDADRAGSTRFDPDGAFLRVERQTLTGFPAAHGALFTIRPSTSPLREAVANPAHAAALAAALRTMTPEQVTYKGLDGLLPDLLAWLDTRAERESQGQGCGCAVDFGT
- the tsf gene encoding translation elongation factor Ts encodes the protein MMESIKKLRELTGAGMMDVKKALSDAGNDEEKAIALLRERGIVKAAKKADREAKEGLVRYVVDGNKAAMVEVNSETDFVARNSDFQALVEQLAQAALKAGTNDVEDFRNFTLEGGDTVANTVAAAAGKIGENLVLNRVAYIEAGQGEHVAGYVHSNGKIGVLVDLLGGTDAQAKDVALHVAAERPQYLSRDEVNQEDIEKEREILTNKALNEGKPQQIVEKIVGGQIGKFYEEKVLPEQKFVKDNSVTVGQYLGDAVIRRFVRFEVGA
- a CDS encoding alpha/beta hydrolase family protein, which produces MRKSFLLSALLLSSLAHAGGAEGGQAGQGQAERVTTTLNFGDFQSKAEWTYPQGKSGKLPAVLLIHGSTPADMNFTMLGQDGKVKSAIFKDLADAFAAQGIATLRYNKHYVSGPGQVDYQSFYTKADLNLFLKDAEVALRGVEQNPRVDPKKIFVYGWSEGSTVAAALVARHPEVAGLIVQGPVVLPWRQLFEAQFNNVQLPYLRSVVGGALTNADFAKLLAGKAGLVAKNAASYFTDRVQAQQGKFVINPLLDTNKDGKLEVDSEVVPGFQAVLDYAFTPQGFFSIYAPGRALPTVTEQVPNLKVPVLVLQGANDANTPAKYLGTLEQAFKAAGRDATIKVYPGLGHSLGPAASPIDDDFRPIAAGPMRDAANWIKTH
- a CDS encoding type II toxin-antitoxin system VapC family toxin, with the protein product MPYLLDTHTVSETAKLRSNPGLMAFLSSVPLSETYLSAVTAGEIEYGVERLSDPVRRAQLRVWANRLLDQEYRGRVLPVTKEVMATWAQLVLRSGKTPGQLPRMDSLLAATALHHGLTLVTCNTADFEALGVPLLNPWET
- the rpsB gene encoding 30S ribosomal protein S2, which produces MSYISMKQLLEAGVHFGHETKRWNPKFKRFIFAERNGIFIIDLQKTLKQIDRSFDYIKDLSERGGVILFVGTKKQAQEIVELEARRTGMPFVTSRWLGGMLTNFRTIRTRIDRLNELDDMFESGRINDRPKAERIELAAERERLLRFVGGIRKMTRLPDAIFVVDPTKEVIAVQEANKLGIPVIALADTDSDPDVIDYIVPGNDDAIRSIQLITHRIGDLIVEARGGGEDVSGQRVSPDNQEIEAAEHGEEGVEVQVTSTQGRS
- a CDS encoding ribonuclease domain-containing protein, with the protein product MSRRHRLPLAAVLLAGLLAACDFSGGGQQARQTTTTSTTTRLTRDPVSGLPFVAVRDLPPEGQRTLRLIRAGGPFPYRKDGSVFGNREGVLPGRPSGSYREYTVPTPGEGDRGARRIICVTERPQAPPAAECYYSADHYTTFRRIQP
- the tsaD gene encoding tRNA (adenosine(37)-N6)-threonylcarbamoyltransferase complex transferase subunit TsaD, with the translated sequence MSSPLYILGIDTSCDDTGVGVVELTPDGSVRVRANRVWSQTVHAQYGGVMPEMASREHVERIDAVLGDALAEAGLTVGDIGAVAATSGPGLVGALLVGLMYGKGLAQALDVPFYAAHHLEGHIFAAASEAELQAPYLALVVSGGHTHLFDVPREGEYVLVGATRDDAAGEAFDKIARLAGLGYPGGPAISEAARRGDPDAVPFKEPLQGQKGFDFSFSGLKTAALLAHRAGAKPEDLAAGFERAAVRFLVKTTLRAAQVYGRETVVVSGGVAANRALREAFAASPVRAVFPGKGLNTDNGAMIALAGAAAIRAGREPSPLSEGAVAYAPLANA